From Xanthomonas citri pv. mangiferaeindicae:
CGCGCGACCGCCGCTGGCTCACCGAGACCGGCAAGGCCAACTTCGTGCCGGCCCGGGTGCCGACCGACAATCCGATCCACCGCGCACGCCGGATGCACGGCGACCGGCCGGTATTCACGCTGGCGACCACACGCTCGCACGACCAGTACAACACCACCGTCTATGGGCTGGACGACCGTTACCGCGGCGTGTTTGGCGAGCGCCGCGTGCTGTTCATCGCCGCCGAGGACATCGCCGCGCTCGGCATGCGCGCCGGCGATTGGGTGGACCTGGAAAGCCTCAGCGAGGATGGCGTGCGCCGGCAGGCCAAGCGCTTCCTGCTGGTCGAGTACGCGATTCCGCGCGGCTGCCTGGCCGCCTACTACCCCGAGACCAACCCCCTGGTGCCATTGTCGAGCTACGCCGACGAATCGCGGACGCCGACATCGAAGTCGGTGCCGGTGATCGTGACCCCGCACGTACCCGACACCGACGCCGCGGCCCCGCGCCAGCGCGACATCCCCGCTGCCGTTGTCCGCTGACACCGCCCTGCTCGAAGCGCTGCTGCACGCGCTCGCCGACGCCCCCGACGGGGTCTCGCTGCCGCGGCTGTGCAAGCGCCTTGGCCTGCGCATGAGTGTGCTGCTGCGCATGCTCGCCTACCTGGGCGAGGACACGATCGGTGGCACCCACGGTCTGGGCTGGGTCCGCACCGTCGACGACGGCGCGCGGACCCTGGCCCTGCTGACTGACACAGGCCGCCAAGCGTTGAATCAGGACGACGGCTGAAACCGCACCGCGTCGCGGGCAACGCCCGCCACCCGGCGCCCCTCACTCGCCGAGCGGTCGATGCTCCCCGCCCTGCGCGGGCGATGCACCACCTCCCCCGCGCTGCAGGGGAGGTCGGCCCGCCCGCGGGCCGGGTGGGGGCATGGGCCTGCCCGGGACACCAGCGCCCGGGCAGCCCTCAATCCCTCGGCTGACCGTCTGCCTGCGATCGGGTCACGCGGGCCGGCCTTTCACGCGCGCGCCTATTGGCACCCCGACGGCGCCGCGGCGACGATCGCGGCGAACCCGGGCGTTGCCGGCGACACGTACGGCGCCAAGCCGCCCTTGCCCGCCGTCGCGAACACATAGCGCGCCAGATCCATGTCGGCCGGCAGCCAGTTGTCCTCGAACAGGGCGAGCGAGCGCGCATCGTAGAGCGCCAGCATGTCCGGCACCGAGCCGACCGAGCGGGTCAGATCCCCAGGCACCCCGTGCGCCTGGCAGTTGGCATCCGAGTAACGGACCACGCTGCCCGCCACGCGCAATCCCGACGTATCGCGCACGTCACGCAGCAGCACCGCGATCCAGTCGTCGAGGTCGTCGCCCTTGCTATTGACGCTGTTGTTGAGCAGCAGGTTGTCCTCGAACGCCAGACGCCCGCCCACGCGCACGCTCAGCACGTCCTTGCGGTAGCCGTAGAAGACGTTGTTGAACAGGTGCGATTGCCCGCGCCGCAACAGCGGCACGCGGCGCAGGCCGTTGTAGGCGCTGTCGCCGAACACGTCGTCGGTGGTCACGTATAGATTGTTGTGGACGGTGCTGGTGATCTGCGCGTCGATCGTGTGGCTGTCGCTCGAGCCGTGCAGCGCGGCGCGCTTGACGTTGTGCAGCCGGTTGAACGACACGGTGATGTCGTACGCGCCGACCTTGACGTCGTAGGCCGAGTCGCCGGTGTTCTCGAACGTGTTCTGGTGGATCCAGATGTCATGCGAGGCGCCGGTTGAGCGCACCATGTCCGGGTCGAGGTCGTGGTCTTCGGTATGGCCGACGCCGACGAAGCGGTTGTTGGTGACGATCACGTTGCGCGTGCTGTGGGTCGGACTGCCGCTGCTGTCGGCGCCGATCTTGAAGCCGCTGAAGATGAAGTGCGCGTTCGCGCCGCGGCCGTCGATCGTGGTGTTGGCGCGCACCATCGGCAGCTTCAGCGCATCGAGGCTGGCATCGTTGAGCCGCGCATTGAAGAACGTGTCCTCGCACGCGGCCGTCGATACGCCCCGATTACTGCACCACAGCCGGTGATCGCGACACTCGGCGATGCTGGCATTGCCCAACGCGGTGCGCACCTTCGGGTCCGCACAGCCGTTACGGTACATACCGATCTCGGTCGGCGTGGCGAAATCGACCTTGTCGAAGACGATCCAGGTCGGCGTGTCGGTCCCGATCGCATCGAGGATCTGCTGCTCGGGCGGCACCGCCCCACTCTTGGTCACCACGACCAAGGTGCTGCCGCCGGCCGGCGCATAGCCGCCGGTGGTGCGGTGCCCGAAGCCGACCGGGCTGCCCAACGACTCGGACAGGCACTGGACGATCGCCTGGTCGGTGGTCAGCACCGGTGACTGCCGCCAGTTCATCGACGGGGTCTCCAGCAGTTGCCGGCAGGCCGCGGCGATTCCAGTGCCCGGCCCGCCGCCTCCGCCGTCGCCGCCATTCGGCGCGATCGTCACTGCGACCGGCGCCGACTCGTAGGCGGTGCCGCTGCCGTCGAGCACACGGACCCAGTAGAAGTACGTGCCCGCCGCCAGGTCCGCGTCGGCGTAGCTGCCGCCGACCACATGGTCGGCCATGAGCGTGCGCCCTGCCGGATCGGCATCGACATCGCGGTAGATCTGTTGGCGCGCCGGCGTACCGCCGTCGACCGACCACGCCAGTTGCGCGATCGCGCCCGACGCGGTGGCCGACAGGGTGACCGTCCAGGGCGAGCCAGGCGGGTTCACGGTGCCATCGCCGGCATAGGTCTCGAATTCCGCCACTGCGGGCGTGCCATTGGCGCTGAGGATCTCGAAGTTGAGCTTGCTGAGCGAGACCGGCGCGAATGCGATCGTGCCTGCGCCGCTGCCGGTCGCCAGCACCTGGCCGTTGCCGTTGTTCACCAACCGCCAGTTGCCGATGCGGCCCTGCTGGCCGCTCGGCTCTCGGATCACCGCCGCGCCCACGCTGCGGGCCGCGCTCCACTTGACCGAGATCCGGCCCGTCGTGCCGCTGGGCGACCACCAGGTGCCGGCATCGCCGTCGATGGCGTTGCCGTAGCTCGTACCGCCGCCCTTGCTCGAACCATCGGCGCTCGCGCCCAGGCTCAGGTTGGGGCCTGTCTGCGCCTGTACGCCGCCCACGGCGCAGACGCCCAATGCCGCCGCCAACAGCCACTGCCTTGTCGCTTTCATCTCCGTCACCTCCTGCGAAGCGGGGCTAGCCCGGAATTCGATCCACGAAACCGGATGCCGACGGACGGGGGGGGAACTGGAGTATGCACACGCCAGCGAACAATGACCACCGGGGGACAATCAAGCGAATCAATGTCTTGCGGACATTGCATTGGGGCTGCGGCGGGCGCCGGACTGCAGTGCAGCGGTTGCGATCCAGCCGTGGACAGTGCGGCCGCAGGTCACGGCCGGCTCACGGCCCAGCCGCGACGCTTGCAGGGTTCGCAATCCACCACGGAGATCACGATGGGAATGCTGAGATGGTTGGCGCTCGGCGCCGCAGGGGCTTTCGCTTACAACGCCTGGCAGAAGCGCCAGACCGTCGCCGGCACGTCGGCGTCGGGCACGCTCGATGATGGCCGGAGCACGCCGCCACACGGCGATGCGATCACGGTCGGTGGACCCGATCGCGAAGTGCCCGACGCACCGACGACGCGGCCGGCGCATTCGAGCCGCAGCTTCGGCGACGAGGACTGAGCCGAATCGGCCGCCGCATCGCGCTGCCCATGGCCAGCGCGATGTGGCGGCCCGCGTTATCTGCGACCTTGTGTTCCCGCACTCGCGGGCATTCGATCACGCCGGACAGACGGCGCCGGTCCGCACGATCACTCCCACACCAGCTCGAACCAGCGCGTCAGTCGTTCGCCGGGCGCCAGTCGGCGTGGCGCGAGATTGAACGCATCCGGCGGTCCGCTTTGCGGTTCCACACAAGTCGCATGCGCGGCGGCGTCGTACACGACCCGATGGTCGCAGTCCGAACGCAACCGCAAGCGTTGCTCGCCGCGATACAGCACGATGTCGTCGCCACCCGGAAAACAGTCGTCCCAAGGCCCGGATGATGCAGGCGCGAGCGGTCGGGTCGCGATGCCGTCGTCGTCGCGCGGATAGACCTGCGTCGGCGCGAAGTCCACACGCTCGGGTTTGCGGAACCAAGGATGCCAGCCGATCTCTGCCGGCATCGCGTGCTCGCCGGCCGCAAGCGACAGCGTCAGCCTCACCCGCCGCGGCGCGACCTCGATCCGCTGCGCCGCAGTGCCGCCGAACGGCCAAGTCGCATCGGTCGGCAGCGTCAGCGACAACGCGATCGCATCGTGCGTCTGCGCCTCGACCTGCCATGGCAAGGCGAAGCCCACGCCGTGGATCGCATGCCCGCCGAAGTTCGTCGGCAACGCGTATTCGCGGCCCTCGAACCAAAACCTGCCACGTCGAATCCGGCCGACCCACGGCAGCATCGGATAGCAGCCCCAGGCGATCGTCGCCGGCCAGCCGTCGTCGGGGCCGACCAGGTGCGCGACGCCTGCGTGCACGATCTGCGCGATGCGCCCGCCCGCTTCGGGCGCGACGACGACTTCGGTCGCGCCGCTGCCGATGCGCAGCACCGGCCCCGGCGGCAGCGGCGTGGACGCATCGTCGCGGGTGCGCGAACGCGCGATCTCAGCCGCCATAGGGCGCGATCGTGCGGATGCGACCCTGGGCGTCGTGATGCAGTTCGGTGACCTTGACGTCGCGCAGGTGGGTCACGCCGCCCGAGCGCAAGGCATCGTGATAGTACAGCCACCAACGCCCCTCGAACTCGACGATCGAGTGCTGCGTTGTCCAACCCACGACCGGCTCGAGCAGCACGCCCTGATGAACAAAAGGCCCGTAGGGGCTGTCGCCGATCGCGTAGCACAGCAGGTGCGTGTTGCCGGTCGAGTACGACAGGTAGTAGCGACCGGCGTGGCGATGCAGCCATGGCCCCTCGAAGAAACGGCGCGTGTGGTCGTCGGCGCGCAGCGGCCGGCCGTCGGCGTCGAGGATCGCCACCTCGCGCGTGGGCTCGACAAGCCCGCGCATATCGGCGCGCAGCCGCGCCACACGCGGCCCCAGCGCAGGCGCCGCGCCGGCCGGTTCCTCGTGGGCCGCATCAAAGACGTCGTTGCGGTACTTCTGCAGCTGCCCGCCCCAGATCCCGCCGAAGTACAGATACTGCTCGCCGTCGTCGTCGGCAAACACCGCCGGATCGATCGAGTACGTGCCGAGGATCGGTTCGGGATCGGGCACGAACGGGCCTTCCGGCCGGTCACCGACCGCTACGCCGATGCGGAACAGACCGTCATCGCACTTGGCCGGGAAGTAGAAGTAATAGCGGCCATCGCGACAGGCCGCGTCGGGTGCCCACATCTGTCGCGCGGCCCACGGCACGTCGCGCACATGCAGTGCGCGGCCGCAGTCCTCAGCCTCGCCGCCGGGGTGGTCCTGGCGCAGCACGTGGTAGTCCTCCATGCCGAAATGCCCGCCCTCATCGTCGAACGGGGCGCCGGCATCGATGTCGTGCGAGGGATAGATATAGAGCTTGCCCTCGAACACGTGCGCCGACGGATCGGCGGTGTGGATGTGGGTCACCAGCGGCGTCGAGATCGCCCGGTCGGCGAGCGCCTGCAGGTCCGGCGCGGGCATCGCATCGGCTGTGGGCGCGCCGGCCGGCGATGCGTCCTCGGCGGGCGCGGTCATGCCGCAGCTCCAGCAGCGCGCGCACGACGCGCACCGAGCTCATGTTCGATCCGAGTTTCCATCGGCTTGTCGATCTCATAGAGGAACAGCAGGGCCACGCCGGCCAGGAACGGCAGCGAGCAATACACGCTCACCGCCAGTCGGATGCCGTCGATCGCGGCCGCCGGTTGAACACTTGCGCCGGCCTCATAGCCGTAGCGCGCCAGGACCGCGGCGACCAGCGCGCCGCCGATGCTCAGGCCGACCTTCAGGCCGCACAACATCGCCGAGAAGATGATCGCGGTCGCTCGGCGGTCGTTCTTCCACTCCGACCAGTCCGCGACATCGGCGATCATCGCCCATAGCAGCGGGATCGTGATGCCGTAGAAGAAGCCGTGCAGGATCTGCGAGCCGAACACCAGACCGATCGCATCGGGCGGATAGAGATAGAACGCCAGCAGGAACAGCGTCGAGACCGTCAGCGCGCCGCCGAACACGTTGCGCTTGCCGAAGCGATTGGCCAGCGGCCGCGACAGCCCGATCCCGAGGATCATGCAGAGGATGCCGCCGGCGTTGAACAGACTGAAGGCCGAGGTCGGCGCGTCCTCCGGCCACAGAAAGCCCGCCATGCCGGCGCCGGTCAGCAGCGCGTTGAGCCCGTCGATCGCGCGTTCGAAGCCCGTGCGCTCCAGGAACCCGGCCAGTGCGGTGGGGTCGAGGTAGTACTGGAAGTAGTAGATGGTCATGCCGCCCTTGAGGGCGAGCGCGACGAACACCAAGATCGTCAGCAGCAGCATCACCTGCCAAGGACGGTTGCGGGCCAGGTCGACCAGGTCCTGGCGCACGCCTGACGACTGCGCCGGTGTCGGCACGATGCGCTCGCGCGTGGTCGCAAACGTGATCAGGAAGAACACCGTGCCGACGATCGCAAACAGCGTCATCACGCTCTCGAAGCCGCGCACCCGGTCGCCGTCGCCCAGAATCAGCACCAGCGGCAGCAGCAGCACCTGGATCACGAACTGCGCGATCATCACTGCGACGAAGCGGTACGCCGACAGGCTATTGCGCTGGGCCATGTTGCCGGTCAGCACGCCGCTCAGCGCCGCATACGGCAGGTTGTTGGCACCGTAGACCAGCACCAGCAGCGTGTAGGTCACCAGCGCATAGACCACCTTGCCGCGCTCGCCCAGTTCCGGCGTGCTGAAGGCCAGCAACGCCAGCGCCCCGAACGGCACCGCCGTCCACAGGATCCACGGCCGGAACTTGCCCCAGCGCGTGCGCGTGCGGTCGGCCAGCAGGCCGATCATCGGCGTGAACACGAACGCGCCCAGCAGGCCGACGACAAAGATGATCGTTGCCGCCGTCGCCGCCGGCAACGCATAGACGTCGGTGTAGAAGAACGCCAGGTACGTGATCAGGGTCTGGAAGATCAGGTTCGCGGCGAGGTCGCCGAGGCTGTAGCCGACCTTCTCCCTGACCGAGAGGACCTGCGATGCGTTGCTCATTGTATCGATGTTCCCCACTGCTCCCGGACGGCACCGGCGCGGTGCCCGCATCGCCACCTGCAAGGCACCTGCGCACCGACGTCCGGGAGGAAGACGCCGGCGCGCAGGGCCCGCCCTGCCTCAGAACGTACCGCGGATCCCGACCGTGAACGTGGTGCCCGGGTCGTAAAAGTCGTTGACTGCGTTCGGGTAGGCGAAGTACGACCGGCGCTCCTCGCCGGTGATATTGAGCACGTTGAAGGTCAGCTGCGGCTCCGAACGCACCCCTTTGAGCGTGTAGCTGGCCGACAGGTCGAGCTGGCCGCGATCCTCGCCATAGATCTGCGCAAACGGGATGCCCTGCTGGTTTGGCCCCGAGCCCACTGCGCCCTCGGACCAGGTATAGGACAGGCGCACCGAGGCGACGGCGTTCTCCCAGTAGGCGGTCGCGTTCCACATCGACGGCGCCACGCCATAGACGTTGCCCGCCAGCGCATTGGCATCGTTGCCCAGGGCCTTGATGTCGAGCTTGGTGTAGTTGGCCATGAAGCCCAGGCCTTCGAGCACCACGCTCAGCGGCTGCACCCAGATCGCCTCCCAGCCGCGGACCTCGAGTTCGGCATCGGCGTTGACCTGCTGGTTGACGTTGACCATCGCCACGTCCGGGCCGCCGCGCGAGTTGATCGCCTGCTGCTGCGCGTCGACCAGCGTGTCGAACGGGATACCCAACTCGCGGAACGGCTTGGTGGTCACGCCCTGGTAGGTGTAGCCCTCGATGCGCTTGTTGAACAGCGTCAGGCCGACGAAGCCCTCACCGCCCGTATACCACTCGCCGCCGATATCGAAGTTGGTCGAAGTGTAGGGCGTGAGGTTGGGATTGCCCTGGGTGGCGACCTGGGCCGAGATGTCGGTGAAGGTGGTCGCCGGCAACATGGAGCTGGGGTTGGGCCGGGTCATCGTGCGCGAGGCCGAGGTGCGCAGCACGACGTTCTGGGCCACGTCCCAGGCGGCGCTGAACGACGGCAGCCACTCGGCGTAGTCGCCGGTCAGCGTCTGCCACTGGCGGACCCCGCCGATGGTGACCGGACCGCTGATCTCCTGATCGGTGGTCGCATAGCGCACACCCATGTTGTAACGCAGGTTGCGATTCCAGATCTCCGACTCGCCATTGACCATCACATAGGCGGCCTTGGTGGTCTCGTCGAAGCCACCGGTGGCGCCCCCGGTATTGGGACCGGCGGCCTCCGGCGCGCGGTCGCGGTAGTGCGCGTAATTGGTGTCGCGCATGAAGCGATCGAAATCCACCGTCACGAACCCGCTCGGTCCGGGCAGGATGTAGTTCGCCAACTGGGCGTCGCTGATCTGCGACAGCGCATAGGGCTGCCAGTCGGTGCCGGTGTCGCCAAAGCCCTCGATGCGCCGCTGGTTGTTGTCCCAAGACACACCGAAGCTCACGTTGTTGCGATCCTCGCCCAGTTGCAGGTCGGCGCGGATGCCGCTGGTTTCGGTGACGCGCTTCTCGTTCTGCGCCCAGACGCGGCCGCCGGTCCAGGTCCAGCCCAGGCCCGGATCGTTGAGATCCAGGTCGCCGTCCCAGGTCGGCACGTTGCCGTCGTTGCGGTACTGCAAGGTCGTAAACGGCGAATTGAAGCCGATCGTCGGCGAGTCGCGGAACATCCAGCTGCGGCTCATATTGGCCTGCACGTCGAGCTTGATGTCCTGGCCCTCGCCGAACCAGAACGTACCTCCGGGCGTCAGATGCCAGTACTGCACGTCCTCGGTGTAGGGCCGCGCCTCCATGAAGAACTGCGCATTGGCGAAGGTGGCGCTGGTGACGACGTTGTTGCCATCGAGCTGCATGTCCAGCGGAATGATGTTGCCATTGCGACCGATCAGGTTGATGTCGATGCGGTCATTGGTCCGCTTGGCCTTGGTGTAGAGCACGTCCATGTACAGTTCGACGCGGTCGTTCGGGCGCCACTGCACCGAGCCCAGGAACGCGTCGCGGTCGCGGTCGCCGCTCATGTGCACCGGCCGGCCCAGCCGCGGGATCAACGCTTCGCCGATCTGCTCGGGGGTCAGGCCGGGATTGGCAGCCCGCAGCCACGCGGCATCGATCACCTGGCCGGGCACCAGTCCGGCACCCAGCGTCGAGCGGTTGCCCGGCACGACATCGGGGATGCGCCAGCCATTGCCGCCGGTCACGTTGCAGGGGCTGCCCAGCGACGGAAAGCCTGCCGGCGCGCCGCCGTTGCCGCACTGCGCATTGGTCAGGTTGGGATTGGTCCAGCCGATGGTCTCGTAGCCTTCGACACCGATCTTGCCGCGCTGCGAGGTCACGCCGGCGAGCACGCCGAATGTCCCGTCCTCGTTGGTCCAACTGCCGATCACGGTGCCGCGCGGACTGGTCTTTTCGCTGATGTCGTTGTAGTCGGCCTGCAGCGAGTAGGTCAGCTGGCTGCCGTTGACGTCGAACGGACGCATGTTGCGCATGTCGACCACGCCCGAGGCGCCGCCTTCGGCCAGGCGCGCGGTGGGCGACTTGTAGACGGTGAGCTGGTTGAAGAACTCGGTCGGGAAGATATTGAGATCGACCTCACGGTTCTGGTTGGTCGCATCCAGGCCGATCGACGCGGTCGCGACCGAGGCGCCGTTGATCGTGGTCTTGGTGAAGCTGCTGGGCAACCCGCGGATCGCGATGTTCAGCCCCTCGCCGTTGACGTCGCGGTTGAGTTGGATGCCCGGGATGCGGCTCAACGATTCGGCGATGTTGGTGTCGGGGAACTTGCCGATGTCCTCGGCGAAGATCGAATCGGTGAAGCCGGTCGAGTCGCGCTTGGCCTCGGTCGCAAACTGCAGGCTCTGCCGGTAGCCGCGGACGAC
This genomic window contains:
- a CDS encoding aldose epimerase yields the protein MAAEIARSRTRDDASTPLPPGPVLRIGSGATEVVVAPEAGGRIAQIVHAGVAHLVGPDDGWPATIAWGCYPMLPWVGRIRRGRFWFEGREYALPTNFGGHAIHGVGFALPWQVEAQTHDAIALSLTLPTDATWPFGGTAAQRIEVAPRRVRLTLSLAAGEHAMPAEIGWHPWFRKPERVDFAPTQVYPRDDDGIATRPLAPASSGPWDDCFPGGDDIVLYRGEQRLRLRSDCDHRVVYDAAAHATCVEPQSGPPDAFNLAPRRLAPGERLTRWFELVWE
- a CDS encoding TonB-dependent receptor, whose protein sequence is MCGHQKREGSTVYKQVSKNALSHALGLALLGVVGTPALAQDTAPAGASATDLDAVVVRGYRQSLQFATEAKRDSTGFTDSIFAEDIGKFPDTNIAESLSRIPGIQLNRDVNGEGLNIAIRGLPSSFTKTTINGASVATASIGLDATNQNREVDLNIFPTEFFNQLTVYKSPTARLAEGGASGVVDMRNMRPFDVNGSQLTYSLQADYNDISEKTSPRGTVIGSWTNEDGTFGVLAGVTSQRGKIGVEGYETIGWTNPNLTNAQCGNGGAPAGFPSLGSPCNVTGGNGWRIPDVVPGNRSTLGAGLVPGQVIDAAWLRAANPGLTPEQIGEALIPRLGRPVHMSGDRDRDAFLGSVQWRPNDRVELYMDVLYTKAKRTNDRIDINLIGRNGNIIPLDMQLDGNNVVTSATFANAQFFMEARPYTEDVQYWHLTPGGTFWFGEGQDIKLDVQANMSRSWMFRDSPTIGFNSPFTTLQYRNDGNVPTWDGDLDLNDPGLGWTWTGGRVWAQNEKRVTETSGIRADLQLGEDRNNVSFGVSWDNNQRRIEGFGDTGTDWQPYALSQISDAQLANYILPGPSGFVTVDFDRFMRDTNYAHYRDRAPEAAGPNTGGATGGFDETTKAAYVMVNGESEIWNRNLRYNMGVRYATTDQEISGPVTIGGVRQWQTLTGDYAEWLPSFSAAWDVAQNVVLRTSASRTMTRPNPSSMLPATTFTDISAQVATQGNPNLTPYTSTNFDIGGEWYTGGEGFVGLTLFNKRIEGYTYQGVTTKPFRELGIPFDTLVDAQQQAINSRGGPDVAMVNVNQQVNADAELEVRGWEAIWVQPLSVVLEGLGFMANYTKLDIKALGNDANALAGNVYGVAPSMWNATAYWENAVASVRLSYTWSEGAVGSGPNQQGIPFAQIYGEDRGQLDLSASYTLKGVRSEPQLTFNVLNITGEERRSYFAYPNAVNDFYDPGTTFTVGIRGTF
- a CDS encoding transporter, with the translated sequence MSNASQVLSVREKVGYSLGDLAANLIFQTLITYLAFFYTDVYALPAATAATIIFVVGLLGAFVFTPMIGLLADRTRTRWGKFRPWILWTAVPFGALALLAFSTPELGERGKVVYALVTYTLLVLVYGANNLPYAALSGVLTGNMAQRNSLSAYRFVAVMIAQFVIQVLLLPLVLILGDGDRVRGFESVMTLFAIVGTVFFLITFATTRERIVPTPAQSSGVRQDLVDLARNRPWQVMLLLTILVFVALALKGGMTIYYFQYYLDPTALAGFLERTGFERAIDGLNALLTGAGMAGFLWPEDAPTSAFSLFNAGGILCMILGIGLSRPLANRFGKRNVFGGALTVSTLFLLAFYLYPPDAIGLVFGSQILHGFFYGITIPLLWAMIADVADWSEWKNDRRATAIIFSAMLCGLKVGLSIGGALVAAVLARYGYEAGASVQPAAAIDGIRLAVSVYCSLPFLAGVALLFLYEIDKPMETRIEHELGARRARAAGAAA
- a CDS encoding alpha-N-arabinofuranosidase, with the protein product MPAPDLQALADRAISTPLVTHIHTADPSAHVFEGKLYIYPSHDIDAGAPFDDEGGHFGMEDYHVLRQDHPGGEAEDCGRALHVRDVPWAARQMWAPDAACRDGRYYFYFPAKCDDGLFRIGVAVGDRPEGPFVPDPEPILGTYSIDPAVFADDDGEQYLYFGGIWGGQLQKYRNDVFDAAHEEPAGAAPALGPRVARLRADMRGLVEPTREVAILDADGRPLRADDHTRRFFEGPWLHRHAGRYYLSYSTGNTHLLCYAIGDSPYGPFVHQGVLLEPVVGWTTQHSIVEFEGRWWLYYHDALRSGGVTHLRDVKVTELHHDAQGRIRTIAPYGG